The region CAGTATTTTGTCGATTATCAGCCGGGAGGATATCGCCTTATTTATCGACCTGCCTTTTTTGGTGTACTGGGTTATGAAACGTCCGAGCTTGTACCTCCAGGCCAAACGGGCTGTGCCGGTCTGCCTCGCCCTGATTGCCGTATCCAGCGCCTATCTGTCTTATGCTCATTATGTATATGATCTTTCGGATGAGCGGGGCAAAAGGCAATATCTGTTTGAGATGTGCTGGGCGCCGACCCAGACGATTACCGATCTTTCGCCGCTGGGCTATCATTTGTTTGAGGCGTACAATTATCTGACCGAATGCCAGCAGCTTGTGCTAAGTGATGCCGACCGGCAGGAAATTGAAGGCTGGTACACGCAGAAGCAGGAAAATCTGCCGGGCAATTTGTATAAAGGCATGTTTAAAGGCAAAAATCTGATTGTCATTCAGGTGGAATCACTGGAAACCTTCTATCTGAAGAACGAACTGGATGGACAGGAGCTTACACCAAATTTAAACCGTCTGCTTAAGCACAGCATTTTCTTCCCCGAGTTTTTCGAACAGGTCAATGTGGGAACGACCTCCGACGCCGAATTTATGGCCAATACGTCGGTGTACCCGGTCCGCATGGGCGCTACCTATTTTCGCTATCCTGACAATACTTACAATTCGTTGCCCAAGCTGTTTGACCGGCGCGGCTACTCGGTCATGGCCGCCCATCCCGATAACCGGGGCTATTGGAACTGGATGCATGCCATGCATTCCATCGGCTACGACAATTGTATTGACTCCAACTATTTTGTGGCCGATGAGATTATCGGCCTGGGTCTAAGCGACGCTTCCTTCCTACGCCAGCTTGAGCCGTTTATCAAAGAGCAGCAGCAGCCGTTTTTTACCTTCCTGATTACGCTGACCAATCACGGTCCCTTTGAATTGCCGGACAAATACAAGGTGCTTTCGGTAGACAAAAAGTTTGCCGGAACCAAAATGGGCGCCAGCTTTCATACTGTACGGTATACTGATGAACAGATCGGTAAATTTCTGGACAAGCTGGATGCCGATGGCTTGTTGGATAACACGGTGGTTGTCATTTATGGCGATCATAACGGCGTACATAAATTCTACAGTGAGGAGATTCCCACTATTAAGCCAGCCGACGACTGGTGGTTTTCCAACAATCACCGGGTGCCTTTCCTTATTTATCAGAAAAACCTGGCCGGTGAGGAAGTCTGGACCCGCGGCGGGCATATTGATATTCTGCCGACAATTGCCTACATCATGGGAATTGATGAGGCAGAATACGCCCGGACGGCCATGGGCCGCAATCTCTTAAATACCAACAAGGATTTTGCCGTGCTGGTGGACGGGCAGGTTGTCGGGGAAGCCGGAAATCCGGCGGACAAAGACCATGCCGTACGGGGATTGGAAGTGGCTGATAAGATTATTCGGAGCAGTTATTTTGGTAAGCGTTGATCTCCTGGTTCCGTTCTAAGCATGGTCCGTTTACCACGGCGATAAATCGTATTGATTGTCAAGTTTCTCTTAGACCGTTTTACTTGGTACTTTTGCCATGATGCAAAAGTACCAAAAAATCTAGGCCTGTCCTCCAACATACTTGAAAAATTGCCGGCTTCCTAAAATCCATAAACTCGCTTTGCTCAAACAAATGGATTTCTTAACGGAAGCCGGCAATTTTTCATCCTGCGGAACGTATGTTTCCGGAAAAGGCCGAACGGGGACCCCCAATGGCTGCTACAACAATAATTTTGTAGCAGCCATTTTTAATGTGGGCATGAAAGGGAAAGTGGCAAACAACCTTTTTTTAGGAGGCTGTTGGCTGCAAGGTTTCTAAAAAGACCTGGACCAGTTCGGGGTCGAACTGGCTGCCGGCGCAGCGCCGGAGTTCGGTCTGCGCCTCTTCGGTAGTTTTGGCCTGCCGGTACGGTGTGGTGCGCTGCATGGCGTCATAGGCGTCGGTGATGGCGATAATGCGGCTGAACAGCGGGATTTTGGGCCCCTCAATACCGCAGGGATAGCCGGTGCCGTCCCAGCGCTCATGGTGGGAGGCGATAAAGTCAGACACATTGAACAGTTCGGGTATGGCTTTGGCAATCCGGCTGCCGATTTCCGGATGCCGCTTGATTTCCAGCCATTCACGCTCTGTCAGCGGCCCGGGTTTTACCAGGATATCTCTGGCAATGCCGACTTTTCCCACATCATGGTACTGGGCGGCCAGGGACAGTTGCTGCAATTCCCGCCTGGTAAGCTGCAGTTTTTCGCCGATCAGGGAAGACCATTGCTGGATGGCTTTGGCATGGGCCGTATGATGATGATCCCACAGCTCGGCTGTCTGGATGAGGGTGGATAGTAAAATTTGCCGTGTTTTCTTGCGGCTTTTTTCCTTGTTTTGATACATCATGTCATCGGCTTGGTTGAGGAGTTGGTTCAACTCTGACGCCTGCGTGGCAGTGGCGCTGCCGCTGGAGGCGGCGATTGGCAGCTCGGGACGCAGGGTATTGTACATACTCAGGGAGGTTCCCAGCTTGTCCAGGCAGCTGCGGACGGTTATCTCGGTGGCGCCGGGCAGCAATACGATGAACTCATCGCCGCCGACCCGGGCAATGATGTCTTCCAGACGGAAGCTATCGGCCAGCAGACGGGCAAAGGTGCGGATCAGTTCATCGCCGGCCTGGTGCCCCAGAGTGTCGTTAATTAATTTCAAACCGTCCACATCACAGACAACCAGACTGAGCGGGACTTGCTGGGCTGCGGTCAGGTAATCCCACTGCGTTTCAAAGTAGGTCCGGTTATACAGCCCGGTGAGCTGATCACGGGTACTGAGCAGGCGGTATTTGGATTCGGCCTGGGACAGTGCCTGGTTGCTGCTATGCAGCAGTGCAACATGCTCCCGGATGGTGCCCATCATGCTGTTGAAGGCGATGCAGAAGCGGCGCAGTTCGCTGGGCGACGTTAGATAGCTGTATTCCGGGATGGGCTGTGAGTAGTCATGGTTTTGCACCCGTTGGGCGGCCGCTGAGAGGTGAACAATGGGTTGTCCCAGATTTAACGCCAGCAGCCAGGTTAAGAGCAGGGTGACGAAGAGCACCAGCACGGCGCCCCACAGGAGATGCTCGATTTGCTGGTAGTAGGGGGCAAGAGCTTCCGCCTCGTCGATTTCACAAAGGATAATCACGTTGTATTCCGGAATCCACTGGTAAGAGCCGATGACCTGCCTTCCACGGTGATCCTGATAGACACCAATGCCGGACAGTTTGCTTTTGGCCCGCAGGAAGCCCTGGTTGTTCTTGATTGTATCTTTATCGGTGGCGTCCAGCCGGGAGGCGGCAATAATGGAGCCTTTATCGTCCAACAGATAGCCTTTACTGCTTTCGCTGGGATGGAAACCCTGCATAATGATGCTCAGTGTATCGACCGAAACAGAGGCGAATATCGAGCCATTCAGTTGATTGTTGTAATCGAAGACCGGATTGGAGAAGACCAAAAGGTTGCGGCCAGTCATCTTGCCGGCCAATATGTCGCTGACAAAGGGTTTTCCCTCCAACGAAGCCCGGAAGTAATCACGATCCTGTACGTTGATGCCGGGTGGGAACAAGGTGTCCAGCTCGGTGATACCGTCTTTGTTAGCGTAGGCATAGCTGGAGAAATCAGGAATGCTGTTCAGGCTGGAGTGAAAATCGGCGAGTATCCTTGCTTTGTCGTGGGAACGGACCGAATCTAGCCGGGACAGCACCGTTACATCAGCGGCCCGCTCCCGGTACCAGTTCTGCACCGACTGAAGCTGCATACTCATGGCCTGCAGCAGCAGCCGTTCGGCTGTTTCGTAAGTCCGTTCCCTTTCGTTCCAGCAATAAATGGCGGACAGTACTACAGTTAACAGCAATACAATACCAAGATTCCAGACAATCAGGCGGGACCTTAAGGAATGGTTTTTGATAGCTGACAGTAGCACCGAATATAAGCGGTTCATAAATCCTCCTTAGACGGAAAGGCCCGGCAGGATAGTCGTTATTCCGTAATTTTGAAGGTGAAATAGGGAGACGTTAGGAAGTAAGCGCGTCGATGAGAAGTCCGATATTTAGCAGACTGACAATGATTCCGATTAAGGCAAGGATCACTTTTAGGCCCAGCTTATTGGCATATTTGCCCATGACGCGGTGCGAAGAGGTCAGGTAGATCTGCAAAAAGATGGTAATAGGCAACTGGATGCTGAGGATGATCTGCGAGTATACCAAACCGGTAAAAGGATCGGCGATAAAGTAAATAACCAGCACGGCGAAAAGGTAAGTAAGAGCCACGCCCCAGCGGGTATGGACGTCCTTGATATTGTACGGCTCACGGAAGATGCCGGCGAAAATGCTGCCTGCCGCCATTCCGGCCGTACTGGTGGAGGAAAAACCGGCAAAAAGAAGCGCCAGAGCAAATATAACCGAGGCGGTGCCGCCTAAGAGCGGTCGCAGCATCTGTTCGGCCTGTTCCAGGGTGTCGACATGAAGTCCTGCCTGATAGAAGGTGGCGGCGGCCACGAGGATCATGGCGCTGTTAATTGCCCAGCCAAGCAGCATGGAAAAGAGGGTATCGAAAAATTCATATTTCAGTTGTTTTTGAATCATCGCTTCGTCTTCCAAATTCCATTGACGGCTTTGAATGATTTCTGAATGCAAGAACAGGTTATGCGGCATGACTACGGCGCCCAGCACACTCATGACTATTGGCATGGCGCCGGGCGGAATGTCAGGCGTGACCCAGCCGCGGGCAGCCTGCAGCCAGTCAATGTTAGCCAGGCTGAGCTCCAGCAGAAAGGAAAAGCCGATGAGGGAGACAAAGCCGACAATCCACTTTTCCAACCGCTGATAGGAGCTGGTTAAGAGCAGCAGCGCCGAAGTAAGCGCCGCCGCTACCGTGCCGATCAGAAGCGGCAGGTCGAACAGGATGCGAAGCGCAATGGCCGCGCCCAGAATTTCCGCTACGGCAGTGGCAATAGCGGCGCCAACCGCCGAAAGCAGGACCAAACGGGACAGCCATTTCGGTAAAAATATTGTCGCGGCTTCGGACAGGCAGTAGCCTGTGGCAATGCCTAAGTGAGCCACGTTATGTTGCAGAACGATGAGCATGACCGTGGACAGGGTAACCATCCAGAGTAAAAGATAGCCATAATCGGCACCAGCCGCGATATTGGCGGCCCAGTTGCCAGGGTCGATAAAGCCGACGGTAACCAAAATGCCGGGGCCAAGATAACGCAATAGTTCTCGGGCTCTTACATCCGGCACATGGATGGATTTGGGGAAAATACGGGACCAATTCAGCAGAAACACCTCCAAATACAATTAATCAGTCTATTCGCTAACAAGGGGCTAACTCCTGCCCGGCATTTTGCCGGAAAGAGAGGGATAGTGGGCAGGAAAATGAAAGAATCTAGCGAAAATATGACTAAAATAGATATTATTGGATAATTTGTTGCGGGATTTAGTTCATCTAGGAGTCGGCGGGCAGGAAAGTCCGGCTGGCGGCAGCCGGGCGATGCCAGGGAATGCTATAGTATATGACGGTTAGGCGGTACATCATGCAAGAGGCAGCCGGTAAAGACGGCAGATAGTCCGGTCCCGTGGCTGCCGGTACCTAGCGGTATAACTTGGTGAATTTAATATTTTTTTAGGACGGTCAGACGTGAAAGGGTCGTGCCGGTTGGAGGGGACGCTGGTGAAGAAATACGGATGCCGTAGTTACAAGGATAAGGTGGGAGGAAGATACCGTCAGCATATCAGGCGTGGCCTGGCGCCTGATGTTGCTACAGGGGAGAAACGTGAAATCGGGCGGGTGTTTCTGGAGGTGGCCAATGATATTGTCTGGGAATGGGATATGGCTAACAACCGGCTGCTGTTTGGGGAACGTTGCCGGGAGGGACTGCATATTAGGAACGAGTACGACGGTTTCGAGGAGTTTGCCGCACTGATTCCACAGGAGGATCAGGAGCTGGTTCGGTCAGCGCTGTCGGAATGTTTGGCCCGCCAAAGCGGGATGCTTACTTTCGAGTGCCGGATTATGACCTCTCAGGGCTTGAAATGGGTGACTATGCGGGGTAAGGCGGTCTTTGCCAGCGGCGGTAAGCCCTTGTGGCTGGCCGGAACGGTCACCGATATGACTCATGGCAAGATGCAGGAAGAGGCTATCCGCTATTTGACCTATTTTGATGTAGTGACAGGCCTGCCGAACCGGATTTCCCTGCAGGAAACGCTTCATCTGGTTTTACGGGAGAAGCGGGACCGCGGCGCGATTCTGTATTTTGATGTGGACAAGTTTAAGGCGATCAATGATACGCTGGGTGTTTCTTTGGGCGATAATATTCTTTACATGGTGGCTGAGATGCTGCGGGAGCGGATGGGATCACGGCATTTTTTGGCGAAAGTGGGCGACGATGAATTTGTCATTCTGCTCCATGACATCAGTGACCGGCCGTCTGTCCAGAACTATGCCAAACATATTCTTGCCTGTTTTGCCGAACCGTTGAAAGTGGGTAACCGGTCAATTCGGATTGCAATCAGTGTCGGTATTGCGCTGCTGCCGGAGGACGGGACAACGATGGAGACGCTGATCAAGCATGCCGAGCTGGCCCTTAGCCGGGCTAAAGGGCAGCCTGACAACCGTATTGCCTTTTTTGAACAGTCAATGGCGGATGAAGCTTACCGCAAGCTGGTGCTGGAAGAGGATTTGCGTCACGCTTTAAACAATGACGAGCTGCTGCTTTACTATCAGCCGATTGTCGATTGTGTGACCGGCAGGGTAAGCGGTTTTGAGGCTTTGCTGCGATGGAACAGTCCGCAGCTTGGCATGGTTTCGCCGCTCCAGTTTATTCGGCTGGCTGAGGAGACAGGACTGATTATTCCCATTGGCCTCTGGGTGCTGCAGGAGGGCTGTGCTTTTTTGGCCCGGCTGTACCGGGCCGGTTATGTAGACATGCTGTTGTCGGTTAATGTCTCGATCATTCAGCTTTTACAAAGTGATTTTGTCGAAAGTATGTGGGCCATAGTCAGAGATGCCGGCATACCGCCGGAACACATCGCCTTCGAGATTACCGAAGGGCTGCTGATGGAAACCTTTGAGGCCAATAGTGAGAAGCTGCGGCTGCTGCGGCAGCGGGGGATGAAAATCCACCTGGACGATTTTGGCACAGGCTATAGCTCCTTAAAGTATCTGCAGAATTTACCGGTCGATTTGGTTAAGATCGACAAGTCGTTTATTGATGAACTGGAAGGCAATGAACATACGGTTCCGTTGGTTGATTCCATCATTGCACTGGTTCACCGGCTAGGGCTGCAGACGGTGGCTGAAGGGGTGGAAACCGGGCTGCAGCACAGCCGGCTTGCCTGTTTTGGCTGTGACCGGATTCAGGGTTATCTGATCAGCCGGCCGATGCCGGAAGAACAGGTGCTGCCCTTTTTAAAGGAATATAAGCCGCGGCAAGACAATAGTAGTACATAGTGGCTATCTTTTAAGTAACAAGCTGCAGCTATTGGCGAGAGGCTGCCGGGGGAACTGTGATTCGGATTATCATAATCAGCAATGGGAGGGAATGGAATGAGTCGAAAGACGTTTACGGTACTGTTTGGCGGTCAGGCAGGTTATGGCATTATGAGTGCGGGAAATCTGGTGGCAAAGGCCGGGGGACGGAATGGGCTATGGGCTTTTCAGGTCAATGAATATCCTTCGCTGATCAAGGGCGGTTTAAATACCTGTCTGGTGCGGTTGAGCGACCAGCCGCTGCAGGCTTATGAGGAAGCCCTGGACTGTCTGGGGGCGCTGTCACAGGAGGCGCTGGACCAAAACTGTAACCGGCTGCGGCCGGGAGCCCTGGTCATTTATGATAAAGATGTGGTTAAAGCCGATGCGGCTAATATACCGGCCGGTGTCCGGCTGTATCCGGTTAAACTGATCGGCCTGTTGCCCGGTGATGCGGCCAAGGTTATGGCCAACAGCGCCATGCTGGGTGCCTTTTGCGCCATTACCGGCTATCCTCTGGCAGCGATTGCCGCGGCTATGCGGTCGGAGTTTAAGAAGCCTGCCATCCAGGAGCAAAACCTTCAGCTTCTGGAGACGACCTTTGCGGCGGTTGACGAGGAATACGGCGAGGAACGGCAAAAGGCCTTTGCATTTTCCCTTGCTCCCGGTAACCGGAAGAAAATGCTGATTAACGGTAACGACGCCATTTCCATGGGAGCCATCAAGGCGGGGGTTAAATTTGCCGCCGGCTATCCCATGACCCCCGGCTCTAGCGTACTGACCTATCTGGCGGATCATGCCGAAAAATTCGGCCTTGTTTTTAAACAGGCCGAGGATGAAATCGCGGCGGTCAATATGCTGATCGGCGCCGGCTTTGCCGGTGCCAGGGCGATAGCCGCCACCAGCGGCGGCGGATTTTCACTGATGGTGGAAGCGCTGGGCTTTGCCGCCCAGGCGGAAGTGCCGATTGTTATTGTAAATGCCCAGCGGGGCGGTCCGAGCACCGGCTTGCCGACTCGCACGGCCCAGGCTGATCTCTCTTTTGTGGTCCATGCCTCACAGGGGGAATTTCCCCGTATTGTTATGGCTCCCGGTGATGTGGAGGAGTGCTTCTTTGAAACTGTCCGGGTGTTCAATCTGGCGGAAAAATACCAGTTGCCCGGCATTATTCTCACCGATAAATATCTGGCCGATTCGGCCCTGACCCATGACTATTTTGACGATGTCAAGGTAAGGGTGGAGCGAGGCAAGCTGGTCGATGAGGAATGGCTGGCCGGCAATCAGCCCTACCTGCGCTATCGGCTGACGGAGGACGGCGTATCGCCGCGGGCCGTTCCCGGACAGAAGGGCGGCCGGCATATTGCCACAAGCTA is a window of Propionispora hippei DSM 15287 DNA encoding:
- a CDS encoding Nramp family divalent metal transporter, which gives rise to MRYLGPGILVTVGFIDPGNWAANIAAGADYGYLLLWMVTLSTVMLIVLQHNVAHLGIATGYCLSEAATIFLPKWLSRLVLLSAVGAAIATAVAEILGAAIALRILFDLPLLIGTVAAALTSALLLLTSSYQRLEKWIVGFVSLIGFSFLLELSLANIDWLQAARGWVTPDIPPGAMPIVMSVLGAVVMPHNLFLHSEIIQSRQWNLEDEAMIQKQLKYEFFDTLFSMLLGWAINSAMILVAAATFYQAGLHVDTLEQAEQMLRPLLGGTASVIFALALLFAGFSSTSTAGMAAGSIFAGIFREPYNIKDVHTRWGVALTYLFAVLVIYFIADPFTGLVYSQIILSIQLPITIFLQIYLTSSHRVMGKYANKLGLKVILALIGIIVSLLNIGLLIDALTS
- a CDS encoding putative bifunctional diguanylate cyclase/phosphodiesterase, producing MKKYGCRSYKDKVGGRYRQHIRRGLAPDVATGEKREIGRVFLEVANDIVWEWDMANNRLLFGERCREGLHIRNEYDGFEEFAALIPQEDQELVRSALSECLARQSGMLTFECRIMTSQGLKWVTMRGKAVFASGGKPLWLAGTVTDMTHGKMQEEAIRYLTYFDVVTGLPNRISLQETLHLVLREKRDRGAILYFDVDKFKAINDTLGVSLGDNILYMVAEMLRERMGSRHFLAKVGDDEFVILLHDISDRPSVQNYAKHILACFAEPLKVGNRSIRIAISVGIALLPEDGTTMETLIKHAELALSRAKGQPDNRIAFFEQSMADEAYRKLVLEEDLRHALNNDELLLYYQPIVDCVTGRVSGFEALLRWNSPQLGMVSPLQFIRLAEETGLIIPIGLWVLQEGCAFLARLYRAGYVDMLLSVNVSIIQLLQSDFVESMWAIVRDAGIPPEHIAFEITEGLLMETFEANSEKLRLLRQRGMKIHLDDFGTGYSSLKYLQNLPVDLVKIDKSFIDELEGNEHTVPLVDSIIALVHRLGLQTVAEGVETGLQHSRLACFGCDRIQGYLISRPMPEEQVLPFLKEYKPRQDNSST
- a CDS encoding 2-oxoacid:acceptor oxidoreductase subunit alpha — translated: MSRKTFTVLFGGQAGYGIMSAGNLVAKAGGRNGLWAFQVNEYPSLIKGGLNTCLVRLSDQPLQAYEEALDCLGALSQEALDQNCNRLRPGALVIYDKDVVKADAANIPAGVRLYPVKLIGLLPGDAAKVMANSAMLGAFCAITGYPLAAIAAAMRSEFKKPAIQEQNLQLLETTFAAVDEEYGEERQKAFAFSLAPGNRKKMLINGNDAISMGAIKAGVKFAAGYPMTPGSSVLTYLADHAEKFGLVFKQAEDEIAAVNMLIGAGFAGARAIAATSGGGFSLMVEALGFAAQAEVPIVIVNAQRGGPSTGLPTRTAQADLSFVVHASQGEFPRIVMAPGDVEECFFETVRVFNLAEKYQLPGIILTDKYLADSALTHDYFDDVKVRVERGKLVDEEWLAGNQPYLRYRLTEDGVSPRAVPGQKGGRHIATSYTHGEDGFYSSGNREYAAREPEVTAAGLDKLFNKVPALLAEIPGIKLHGPAEAELTVISWGSTKGAILEAMAELAEAGHSVNFLQILYPSPFPVDAVNEVLKGCNKTLLIECNKTAQMGALLRAHTGYAPDAVYLKYDSRTMVPSQIAARIKEVIG
- a CDS encoding diguanylate cyclase — encoded protein: MNRLYSVLLSAIKNHSLRSRLIVWNLGIVLLLTVVLSAIYCWNERERTYETAERLLLQAMSMQLQSVQNWYRERAADVTVLSRLDSVRSHDKARILADFHSSLNSIPDFSSYAYANKDGITELDTLFPPGINVQDRDYFRASLEGKPFVSDILAGKMTGRNLLVFSNPVFDYNNQLNGSIFASVSVDTLSIIMQGFHPSESSKGYLLDDKGSIIAASRLDATDKDTIKNNQGFLRAKSKLSGIGVYQDHRGRQVIGSYQWIPEYNVIILCEIDEAEALAPYYQQIEHLLWGAVLVLFVTLLLTWLLALNLGQPIVHLSAAAQRVQNHDYSQPIPEYSYLTSPSELRRFCIAFNSMMGTIREHVALLHSSNQALSQAESKYRLLSTRDQLTGLYNRTYFETQWDYLTAAQQVPLSLVVCDVDGLKLINDTLGHQAGDELIRTFARLLADSFRLEDIIARVGGDEFIVLLPGATEITVRSCLDKLGTSLSMYNTLRPELPIAASSGSATATQASELNQLLNQADDMMYQNKEKSRKKTRQILLSTLIQTAELWDHHHTAHAKAIQQWSSLIGEKLQLTRRELQQLSLAAQYHDVGKVGIARDILVKPGPLTEREWLEIKRHPEIGSRIAKAIPELFNVSDFIASHHERWDGTGYPCGIEGPKIPLFSRIIAITDAYDAMQRTTPYRQAKTTEEAQTELRRCAGSQFDPELVQVFLETLQPTAS
- a CDS encoding LTA synthase family protein, whose product is MELQTRTADGSKVSAFFSQLRERLKTRQMAEHYVLLYAVLSVLIKSVIVVGIVNQTNFLIHSWIQVAYVVPTYSVYFSFMFIFLSFAFLLRDRKRLWYIVAFDIACSLMLLFDLWYFRAFGTFISIHIVKQYVNLPNLSGSILSIISREDIALFIDLPFLVYWVMKRPSLYLQAKRAVPVCLALIAVSSAYLSYAHYVYDLSDERGKRQYLFEMCWAPTQTITDLSPLGYHLFEAYNYLTECQQLVLSDADRQEIEGWYTQKQENLPGNLYKGMFKGKNLIVIQVESLETFYLKNELDGQELTPNLNRLLKHSIFFPEFFEQVNVGTTSDAEFMANTSVYPVRMGATYFRYPDNTYNSLPKLFDRRGYSVMAAHPDNRGYWNWMHAMHSIGYDNCIDSNYFVADEIIGLGLSDASFLRQLEPFIKEQQQPFFTFLITLTNHGPFELPDKYKVLSVDKKFAGTKMGASFHTVRYTDEQIGKFLDKLDADGLLDNTVVVIYGDHNGVHKFYSEEIPTIKPADDWWFSNNHRVPFLIYQKNLAGEEVWTRGGHIDILPTIAYIMGIDEAEYARTAMGRNLLNTNKDFAVLVDGQVVGEAGNPADKDHAVRGLEVADKIIRSSYFGKR